From Psychroflexus torquis ATCC 700755, the proteins below share one genomic window:
- a CDS encoding sigma 54-interacting transcriptional regulator, which produces MESPQAVKQRFEIIGNDPNLNRAIEKSIRVAPTDISVLVTGESGVGKESLPKIIHSLSHRKHAKYIAVNCGAIPEGTIDSELFGHEKGAFTGANQSRDGYFKEADGGTIFLDEVGELPLTTQVRLLRVLETGEFIKVGSSKVQKSDIRIVAATNVNMIEAIKENKFREDLYYRLNTVEIQLSPLRERRSDIHLLFRKFASDFAIKYKMPTIRLTDQAIKALEKCGWPGNIRQLKNVAEQISVLETSREVDEAILTHYLPSNSSNLPSVISESKSNKSDFSNEREILYKVLFDMKNDLHDLKKLTLEFMEKENDEAFKEENRSLIRKVYGDSDTKEFSEESHQEQLEILQIPEKKKTKPIEQHIENPYDYAEDIEEEETLSLQDKEVELIKKSLNRHQGKRKPAADELGISERTLYRKIKQYDL; this is translated from the coding sequence ATGGAATCTCCACAAGCTGTTAAGCAGCGATTTGAAATTATAGGGAACGACCCCAACCTCAATAGGGCTATAGAAAAATCTATACGCGTGGCACCTACAGATATTTCTGTTTTGGTCACAGGAGAAAGTGGAGTTGGTAAAGAAAGTCTACCCAAAATTATACATTCCCTTTCTCATAGAAAACACGCTAAATATATCGCTGTAAACTGCGGTGCTATCCCAGAAGGCACTATTGATAGTGAATTATTTGGACACGAAAAGGGGGCTTTTACAGGAGCCAATCAATCCAGAGATGGCTATTTTAAAGAAGCCGACGGAGGGACTATTTTTCTAGATGAAGTAGGAGAATTACCCCTCACCACTCAGGTAAGGCTTTTGAGAGTTCTAGAGACTGGAGAATTTATAAAGGTAGGATCCTCTAAAGTTCAAAAATCTGATATTAGAATCGTTGCGGCAACCAACGTAAATATGATTGAAGCTATAAAAGAAAATAAATTTAGAGAAGATTTATACTACAGACTCAATACTGTTGAAATTCAACTTTCCCCCTTAAGAGAACGCCGATCGGATATTCACTTATTGTTCAGAAAGTTCGCTTCAGATTTTGCGATTAAATATAAAATGCCAACGATACGTTTGACAGACCAAGCCATTAAAGCGCTAGAAAAATGCGGCTGGCCAGGTAACATCAGACAGCTCAAAAATGTTGCTGAACAAATATCAGTATTAGAGACTAGCCGAGAAGTGGATGAAGCCATACTAACGCATTATTTACCGAGTAACAGTTCCAATCTACCCTCTGTAATTTCAGAATCAAAAAGCAACAAAAGCGATTTTAGCAACGAAAGAGAAATTCTTTACAAAGTTCTTTTTGATATGAAAAACGACCTTCATGATCTTAAGAAATTGACTCTAGAGTTCATGGAAAAAGAAAATGATGAAGCCTTTAAAGAAGAAAACAGAAGCTTAATTAGGAAAGTATACGGCGATTCCGACACAAAAGAATTCTCTGAAGAATCTCATCAAGAGCAGCTAGAAATTTTGCAAATCCCTGAAAAAAAGAAAACAAAGCCGATTGAGCAACACATAGAAAATCCTTACGATTATGCTGAGGATATCGAAGAAGAGGAGACTTTGTCGCTTCAAGATAAAGAAGTGGAACTCATCAAAAAATCTTTGAATAGACACCAAGGAAAACGAAAGCCTGCTGCAGATGAATTGGGAATTAGCGAAAGAACACTATATAGAAAAATAAAGCAATACGATTTATAA
- a CDS encoding co-chaperone GroES gives MTLNIKPLADRVLIEPQAAETKTASGIIIPETAKEKPQRGKVVAVGNGKKKHTMTVKVGDIVLYGKFSGTELKYEENDYLIMREDDILAIV, from the coding sequence ATGACATTAAACATTAAACCTTTGGCAGACCGAGTGCTTATAGAGCCTCAAGCCGCAGAAACCAAAACAGCATCTGGAATTATTATTCCAGAAACCGCAAAGGAAAAACCACAACGCGGTAAAGTGGTTGCCGTTGGGAATGGTAAAAAGAAGCATACGATGACTGTGAAAGTTGGAGACATAGTTCTTTATGGAAAGTTTTCAGGTACAGAGTTAAAGTATGAAGAAAATGATTATCTCATCATGAGAGAAGACGACATTTTAGCTATAGTATAA
- the gldL gene encoding gliding motility protein GldL — translation MANSNKRKKVMSMVYGLGAAIVIIGALFKIQHISIGPITGGLMLTIGLITEAVIFTISAFEPVDKELDWEKVYPELTGNNPSSKNPKQDLKEESGLLSQKLDDMLKEAKIDSKLMESLGESIKNFEGAAKNIAPTTDSMNSQKKYGDQISMAAQQMESLNNLYKVQVDSAMRQAEVNEAVTNNAGKLKDQMESLTANLNSLNGVYGGMLTAMRPKA, via the coding sequence ATGGCAAACTCAAACAAAAGAAAGAAAGTAATGAGTATGGTGTATGGCCTTGGAGCGGCTATTGTAATTATTGGGGCACTATTTAAAATTCAGCATATTTCTATTGGACCTATAACAGGTGGTTTAATGTTGACTATTGGGCTTATTACTGAGGCAGTAATATTTACAATTTCAGCATTTGAGCCAGTAGACAAAGAACTAGATTGGGAAAAAGTTTACCCAGAATTAACTGGAAATAATCCTTCATCTAAAAATCCAAAGCAAGATTTGAAAGAGGAAAGTGGTCTTTTATCACAGAAATTAGATGATATGCTTAAGGAAGCAAAGATAGATTCTAAACTTATGGAGAGCCTTGGAGAAAGTATTAAAAACTTTGAGGGTGCTGCAAAAAACATTGCTCCAACAACAGATTCAATGAATTCGCAAAAGAAATATGGTGATCAAATTTCAATGGCTGCTCAACAAATGGAGTCCTTAAATAACTTGTATAAAGTCCAAGTGGATTCAGCTATGCGTCAAGCTGAAGTTAACGAAGCAGTAACAAATAATGCAGGAAAGCTCAAAGATCAAATGGAATCCTTAACCGCTAATTTAAATTCTCTTAATGGTGTTTATGGCGGAATGTTAACTGCTATGAGACCAAAAGCTTAA
- a CDS encoding formimidoylglutamase, protein MAFEFLEPVHPELQNKIKNFSNQTLSNYVSFFDEDEDIQLNKFQLAIVCIKEERNSVYPRKSDFFYEEIRLSLYAMYVGNWQVDIIDLGDINRGDKVSDTAYVVKNILSSLYKKSILPIILGGSQDLTFSQYRAYDGIKYMINLATADHKFDIGNSELPMDSQSYVGKMIIDEPYNLFNFANLGYQTYLSPQEEIDLMEKLFFDALRLGTLKSDFTKAEPILRDTDLFSIDIHCVKSSEIADPNHENINGFSTFDLCKLCRYAGMSDKLSSFGVYELQSMQKSEGLISLIAQMLWYFVEGFSLRLNEHITEKSPNFIKYSVPIEDEILVFFKSEISNRWWIKIQNENNVYKPSLLACDKQDYIDATGSVIPDRWLKAKYKNTT, encoded by the coding sequence ATGGCATTCGAATTTTTAGAACCTGTTCATCCTGAGCTTCAAAATAAAATTAAAAATTTCTCAAACCAAACCTTATCAAATTACGTCAGTTTTTTTGATGAGGATGAGGACATTCAGCTCAATAAGTTTCAGTTAGCTATAGTGTGTATTAAAGAGGAAAGAAATAGTGTCTATCCAAGAAAATCAGATTTTTTTTATGAGGAAATAAGGTTGAGCTTATATGCGATGTATGTAGGTAATTGGCAAGTGGATATTATTGATTTAGGAGATATCAACAGGGGGGATAAGGTTTCCGACACGGCTTATGTAGTAAAAAATATACTGTCTAGTCTTTATAAGAAATCTATTTTGCCTATTATTTTAGGAGGGAGTCAAGACCTCACGTTTTCGCAATATAGAGCCTACGACGGAATTAAATATATGATCAATTTAGCAACAGCAGATCATAAGTTTGATATTGGTAATTCAGAGTTACCAATGGATAGTCAATCTTATGTGGGTAAAATGATTATTGATGAGCCTTATAACTTGTTTAATTTTGCTAATCTGGGGTATCAGACGTATTTATCTCCTCAAGAAGAGATTGATTTAATGGAAAAACTTTTTTTTGATGCACTAAGGTTAGGAACTCTGAAGTCAGATTTCACAAAGGCTGAGCCTATCTTAAGAGACACTGACTTGTTTAGTATTGACATACATTGTGTTAAGTCTTCAGAAATTGCTGATCCAAATCACGAAAATATTAACGGATTCAGCACTTTTGATTTATGTAAGCTGTGTAGATATGCAGGTATGAGTGATAAATTGAGTTCTTTTGGTGTTTATGAATTGCAGTCGATGCAGAAATCTGAAGGACTTATCAGTTTGATAGCTCAGATGTTATGGTATTTTGTAGAAGGTTTTAGTTTGAGGTTAAATGAGCACATTACTGAAAAGAGCCCGAATTTCATAAAATATAGTGTTCCGATCGAAGATGAAATTTTAGTTTTTTTTAAGAGTGAGATTTCAAATCGGTGGTGGATTAAAATACAAAATGAAAATAATGTTTATAAACCTTCGTTATTAGCTTGTGATAAACAAGATTATATTGATGCGACAGGATCTGTGATTCCAGATAGATGGTTGAAAGCGAAATATAAAAACACCACTTAG
- the gldK gene encoding gliding motility lipoprotein GldK: MKLYFTFFKGFCFAFIALLVLSCGKSDKGQLVGVEGKRWYPEKPFGMVLVEGGSFIMGKSDDDLASVQNAPPKTVTVPSFYMDETEITNSEYRQFVSHVRDSVIRQKLAEAAELAGDGDGNNNRSVQNFAFKNTNSDDDLSPFQEFSRYYDPLDQALNWNTEIIWDPAQYPDEDYVYVMDEFYLSNDQSYNGRRMLDVTKFKYSYKTIDLDAAARAKGVRTNFITEEEVMVYPDTTVWIKDFNYSYNEPMHNDYFSHTAYDNYPVVGVTWGQAKAFANWRTKYLNDFRKQKKEANVNFFRLPSEAEWEYAARGGIEGGTFPWGGPYAKDDRACFLANFKPYRGDYAADEALYTVESDAYEPNDYGLYNMSGNVAEWVNTSYDPASYEYMSSMNPNVNNSENKRKVVRGGSWKDVSYYLQVSTRDYEYSDSARSYIGFRTVQDFLGNSLYLN, translated from the coding sequence ATGAAATTATATTTTACATTTTTTAAAGGCTTTTGCTTTGCATTTATAGCTCTTTTAGTCTTGAGTTGTGGAAAAAGTGACAAAGGTCAACTTGTAGGAGTGGAAGGGAAGAGATGGTACCCAGAAAAGCCCTTTGGGATGGTTCTAGTCGAGGGAGGTTCCTTCATTATGGGTAAGTCTGACGATGACTTGGCTAGTGTCCAAAATGCTCCACCTAAAACAGTTACAGTTCCTTCCTTTTATATGGATGAAACTGAAATCACAAATTCTGAGTACAGGCAATTTGTTTCTCATGTCAGAGATTCTGTAATTAGACAGAAATTGGCTGAAGCAGCAGAATTGGCGGGAGATGGAGATGGAAATAATAACCGTTCTGTCCAAAATTTCGCTTTTAAGAACACGAATTCAGATGATGATTTAAGTCCATTTCAGGAATTTTCTAGATATTATGACCCATTAGATCAAGCTTTAAATTGGAATACAGAAATTATTTGGGATCCAGCCCAATATCCAGATGAAGACTATGTTTATGTCATGGATGAGTTCTATCTCTCTAACGACCAGTCCTATAATGGACGAAGAATGCTTGATGTTACTAAATTTAAGTATAGTTATAAAACGATAGATCTCGATGCCGCTGCAAGAGCTAAAGGGGTGCGAACCAACTTTATTACAGAAGAAGAAGTAATGGTTTATCCAGATACAACAGTTTGGATTAAAGATTTTAATTACTCTTACAACGAGCCTATGCATAATGATTATTTTTCTCATACAGCATACGATAATTATCCAGTTGTTGGGGTGACTTGGGGCCAAGCAAAGGCTTTTGCGAATTGGAGAACCAAATATCTGAATGATTTTAGAAAACAAAAAAAAGAAGCAAACGTCAATTTTTTTAGATTGCCTTCAGAGGCAGAATGGGAATACGCTGCCAGAGGTGGTATAGAAGGTGGGACTTTCCCCTGGGGTGGGCCTTATGCTAAAGACGATAGGGCTTGTTTTTTGGCTAACTTCAAGCCTTATAGAGGTGATTATGCGGCTGATGAGGCTTTATATACAGTAGAATCTGATGCTTACGAACCCAATGACTACGGTTTATATAATATGTCTGGAAATGTTGCGGAGTGGGTTAATACGTCCTACGATCCAGCTTCTTATGAATACATGTCATCTATGAATCCTAATGTAAACAACTCTGAAAATAAGCGTAAAGTTGTTCGTGGAGGGTCTTGGAAAGATGTAAGCTATTATCTGCAAGTAAGTACAAGAGATTATGAATATTCAGATTCTGCAAGAAGTTATATTGGTTTTAGAACCGTACAAGATTTCTTAGGGAATTCACTTTATTTAAATTAA
- the miaB gene encoding tRNA (N6-isopentenyl adenosine(37)-C2)-methylthiotransferase MiaB, producing the protein MEKIIDETLQGQTLVKEKKENNTKKLYIESYGCAMNFSDSEIVASILNKEGYNTTNELSEADLVLVNTCSIRDKAEQTVRKRLEKYNAVKKINPSMKVGVLGCMAERLKSKFLEEEKIVDLVVGPDAYKDLPNLLEEVESGRDAINVILSKEETYGDISPVRLQSNGVSAFVSITRGCDNMCTFCIVPFTRGRERSRDPLSIIDEVNDLWSKGFKEITLLGQNVDSYLWYGGGLKKDFKSATEMQKATAVGFSHLLDIVAKAQPGMRIRFSTSNPQDMTIDVIEVMAKHNNICDYIHLPVQSGSDRILKKMNRLHTREEYFRLIDNIRKIIPGCGISQDMIIGFPSETEEDHKDTLSLMENVKYNFGYMFAYSERPGTLGAKKFEDDIPEATKKKRLQEIIDVQQKHSRFRTEQHLGKIEEVLVEKESKKSDSQWSGRNTQNTTVVFPKKDYKLGDYVLVKMEKCTSATLIGEPVGYGPMQALSS; encoded by the coding sequence ATGGAGAAGATTATTGATGAGACTCTACAGGGGCAAACCTTGGTTAAAGAAAAGAAGGAAAATAACACTAAGAAACTTTACATTGAAAGTTACGGTTGCGCTATGAATTTTAGCGATAGTGAAATCGTAGCATCTATATTGAATAAAGAAGGATACAATACTACCAACGAACTTTCTGAAGCTGACCTTGTTTTGGTTAACACCTGTTCTATACGAGATAAAGCAGAGCAAACGGTAAGAAAACGGTTGGAAAAATATAACGCGGTCAAGAAAATCAATCCTTCTATGAAGGTAGGCGTTTTGGGCTGTATGGCAGAACGCTTAAAAAGTAAATTTCTTGAAGAAGAGAAAATTGTAGACCTGGTTGTAGGACCAGATGCCTACAAGGATTTACCAAACTTACTGGAGGAGGTTGAAAGTGGTAGAGATGCCATAAACGTGATTTTATCTAAAGAAGAAACTTACGGAGATATTTCACCGGTACGTTTGCAAAGCAACGGTGTGTCCGCTTTTGTGTCGATTACAAGAGGCTGTGATAATATGTGTACCTTTTGCATAGTACCATTTACTCGCGGTAGAGAACGAAGCCGTGATCCTTTAAGCATTATTGATGAAGTAAATGATTTGTGGAGTAAAGGCTTTAAGGAAATCACTTTACTAGGCCAAAATGTAGATAGCTATTTGTGGTATGGTGGCGGTTTGAAAAAAGATTTCAAAAGCGCAACGGAAATGCAAAAAGCTACAGCAGTCGGGTTTTCACACTTACTTGACATTGTAGCAAAAGCTCAGCCAGGAATGCGCATTCGCTTTTCTACTTCAAATCCACAGGATATGACGATAGATGTGATTGAAGTCATGGCAAAACACAACAACATTTGCGATTATATACATCTTCCCGTACAAAGTGGAAGTGATAGGATTTTAAAGAAAATGAATAGGCTACACACCCGCGAAGAATACTTTAGGTTGATAGATAATATTAGAAAAATAATACCTGGCTGCGGTATCTCTCAAGATATGATCATTGGATTTCCTTCAGAAACAGAAGAAGATCACAAAGACACCCTATCCTTAATGGAAAATGTAAAATATAATTTCGGGTATATGTTTGCTTATTCTGAGCGACCAGGAACTCTTGGCGCCAAGAAATTTGAAGATGATATTCCAGAGGCTACAAAGAAAAAACGCCTTCAAGAAATCATAGACGTTCAGCAAAAACATTCACGTTTTAGAACGGAACAGCATCTCGGCAAAATTGAAGAGGTCTTAGTTGAAAAAGAATCTAAAAAATCCGACTCACAATGGAGCGGACGAAACACTCAAAACACAACCGTTGTCTTTCCTAAAAAAGACTACAAATTAGGAGATTATGTTTTAGTAAAAATGGAAAAGTGCACAAGTGCCACTTTAATCGGCGAACCTGTTGGTTATGGTCCTATGCAAGCTCTTTCATCTTAA
- a CDS encoding LptE family protein yields MKIKIIGILVLIFSLQSCGYYSFTGADTGNAETFQVNFFQNNAKLIEPGIDRDFTLQLQDLIQNQTKLSLTNSNADLVYEGEITRYYVAPMTATADSRAAQNRLTIAVNVRFYNTLDPEKDFEQNFSFYFDFPANEQLSGATRDVAIEEVYLRITQDIFNASLTNW; encoded by the coding sequence ATGAAGATAAAAATAATTGGAATTTTAGTGCTGATTTTTAGTCTACAGTCGTGTGGTTATTATTCTTTTACAGGAGCCGACACTGGAAATGCAGAAACCTTTCAAGTGAATTTCTTTCAAAATAATGCCAAACTCATTGAACCAGGTATTGATAGAGATTTTACGTTGCAACTCCAAGATTTAATACAAAACCAGACCAAATTGAGCCTTACAAACTCCAATGCAGATCTTGTCTATGAGGGAGAAATCACTCGATACTACGTGGCGCCTATGACTGCCACAGCAGATAGCCGAGCTGCCCAAAATCGACTAACCATTGCCGTAAATGTTCGATTTTATAACACTTTAGATCCAGAAAAAGATTTTGAACAAAATTTTTCATTTTATTTTGATTTTCCAGCAAACGAACAATTAAGTGGCGCTACAAGGGATGTAGCTATTGAAGAAGTGTACCTAAGGATTACTCAGGATATATTTAATGCCTCTTTAACAAATTGGTAA
- the secG gene encoding preprotein translocase subunit SecG, which produces MSTFSIFLVLILIVAFLLIVVIMVQNPKGGGLSSSFGGGGSQQIGGVKQTSDFLDKSTWALATLLLILILLSNVTIINNRAVQDSKLLDGIQAPIENTQSNDLPPVE; this is translated from the coding sequence ATGAGTACATTTTCCATATTTTTAGTTTTAATTTTAATAGTAGCATTCCTACTTATCGTTGTTATCATGGTTCAAAATCCTAAAGGTGGAGGCCTTTCCTCTTCTTTTGGAGGAGGAGGATCTCAACAAATTGGAGGCGTCAAGCAAACCTCTGACTTTCTTGATAAAAGCACATGGGCTTTAGCCACCTTATTACTGATTTTAATCTTATTATCAAACGTTACTATTATAAACAATAGAGCTGTTCAAGATTCAAAATTATTGGACGGTATTCAAGCTCCCATTGAAAATACACAATCTAACGATTTACCACCTGTAGAGTAA
- the topA gene encoding type I DNA topoisomerase produces the protein MAKNLVIVESPAKAKTIEKFLGKDYKVASSFGHIADLPSKELGVDVDNDFKPTYIVNADKKDVVRKLAKLAKESEIVWLASDEDREGEAIAWHLADELKLEEKKTKRIVFSEITKSAIQKAIKNPREINYNLVNAQKARRILDRLVGYELSPILWRKVKGGLSAGRVQSVSVRLIVEREREVLNFDPHVFYRVDAQFQTTNGASFKAKLPKNLESQIEVEDFLEIQKQANFNVDDLTKKPAKKSPAPPFTTSTLQQEAARKLYFSVSKTMNMAQRLYEAGHITYMRTDSVNLSSQAKEGAEDEIKSAYGDKYHKARNYKGKSKGAQEAHEAIRPTNFAEHQIDAERDQQRLYELIWKRGIASQMSDAELERTNVKISSDKDDRHFTANGEVIKFDGFLKVYLEGQDEEDEEQSGLLPAMSVGEKLQNSYIQATERYSRPPSRYTEASLVKKLEELGIGRPSTYAPTISTIQNRKYVEKGSIDGTDREYIQYTLKDTDIKSKTLSEKVGSDKGKLVPTDVGMVVNDFLVKHFEAILDYNFTAKLEQDFDEVAEGNAKWTRVMSDFYVHFHPKVIDVAANAEREVGERVLGEDPVSGKPVSARLGKFGPMVQIGSVEDDEKPRFASLKPSQTLSSVTYEEAMDLFKLPKQLGEYKEEEVETNIGRFGPYVRFGKKFVSLEKDDDPLDVTYDRAIELIKAKEKAEEPVCYHNEKGVQKGVGRFGPYLKWDGMFINVNKKYDFDNLSEEDIVELIEDKIQKEKDKLIHHWEEQGIKLEKARWGRFKLSKGNTKVELPKTTEAEGMALDEAEAILAKNTKTKKKTTKKTAVKKTAAKKTTAKKTAAKKTTEKKTTEKKTAVKKKPAKKTTAKKKTSTKKTTKS, from the coding sequence ATGGCAAAAAATCTAGTAATAGTTGAGTCTCCTGCCAAAGCTAAGACAATAGAAAAATTTTTAGGTAAAGATTATAAAGTGGCCTCAAGTTTTGGTCATATTGCGGATTTACCGTCTAAAGAGCTGGGGGTGGATGTAGACAACGACTTCAAGCCTACATATATAGTTAACGCTGATAAGAAAGATGTTGTTAGAAAGCTCGCCAAACTAGCAAAAGAATCCGAAATTGTTTGGTTAGCGAGTGATGAAGATAGAGAAGGAGAGGCCATAGCTTGGCATCTAGCCGATGAACTGAAGCTAGAAGAAAAAAAAACCAAGCGAATTGTCTTTTCCGAAATTACCAAATCAGCTATACAAAAGGCGATAAAGAATCCGAGAGAAATTAATTATAATTTAGTTAATGCTCAAAAAGCGAGACGGATTTTAGACCGTTTAGTAGGGTACGAATTATCTCCAATCTTATGGAGAAAAGTGAAAGGGGGCCTTTCTGCCGGTAGAGTTCAATCGGTTTCCGTTAGATTAATAGTAGAGCGGGAAAGAGAGGTATTAAACTTCGATCCTCACGTATTTTATAGAGTAGATGCTCAATTCCAAACTACAAATGGCGCAAGCTTTAAAGCAAAACTACCTAAGAACCTTGAGTCTCAAATAGAAGTAGAAGATTTTTTAGAAATCCAGAAACAGGCCAATTTCAATGTAGATGACTTGACCAAAAAACCTGCAAAAAAATCTCCAGCACCACCATTTACGACCTCTACATTACAACAAGAAGCTGCTCGGAAGTTATATTTTTCTGTTAGTAAAACCATGAATATGGCTCAGCGACTGTATGAAGCTGGACATATCACCTACATGAGAACCGATAGTGTAAATTTATCTTCTCAAGCTAAAGAAGGAGCTGAAGATGAGATTAAAAGTGCTTATGGTGATAAATACCATAAAGCTAGAAATTATAAAGGAAAGTCTAAAGGAGCACAAGAGGCCCATGAAGCTATACGACCAACAAATTTTGCTGAACATCAAATCGATGCAGAACGGGACCAACAGCGTTTATATGAGCTGATTTGGAAACGGGGTATTGCTTCGCAGATGAGCGATGCTGAACTTGAAAGAACCAACGTGAAGATATCTTCAGATAAAGACGATCGTCACTTTACGGCGAACGGTGAAGTTATTAAGTTTGATGGATTTCTAAAAGTTTATCTAGAAGGTCAGGATGAAGAAGACGAAGAGCAAAGTGGATTGCTTCCAGCCATGTCTGTAGGAGAGAAATTACAGAATTCTTATATTCAAGCGACAGAGCGCTATTCAAGGCCACCGTCTAGATATACAGAAGCGTCTCTAGTGAAAAAATTAGAAGAATTAGGAATTGGACGCCCATCGACTTATGCTCCCACGATTTCGACAATTCAAAACAGGAAATATGTCGAAAAAGGAAGTATTGACGGTACCGATAGAGAGTATATTCAATATACTTTAAAAGATACCGATATAAAAAGTAAAACATTATCTGAAAAAGTAGGAAGCGATAAAGGCAAACTTGTGCCAACAGATGTTGGTATGGTGGTTAATGACTTTCTGGTGAAACATTTTGAAGCTATTTTAGATTATAATTTTACGGCTAAACTCGAACAAGACTTCGATGAGGTTGCTGAGGGTAACGCCAAGTGGACCAGAGTGATGAGTGACTTTTATGTACATTTTCATCCTAAGGTCATAGACGTTGCTGCCAATGCAGAACGAGAAGTAGGCGAGCGAGTCTTAGGAGAAGACCCTGTATCAGGCAAACCTGTGAGTGCACGTCTGGGAAAATTTGGTCCTATGGTTCAAATTGGTTCTGTGGAAGACGATGAAAAGCCTAGGTTTGCAAGCCTAAAACCCAGTCAAACCTTATCTTCTGTGACTTATGAAGAAGCCATGGACTTATTTAAACTTCCCAAACAACTGGGAGAATATAAGGAAGAAGAGGTGGAGACCAACATTGGCCGTTTTGGTCCTTACGTCCGGTTTGGCAAAAAGTTTGTCTCTTTAGAAAAAGATGATGATCCTTTGGACGTCACTTACGATCGTGCTATTGAGCTTATAAAGGCAAAAGAAAAAGCAGAAGAGCCCGTATGCTATCATAACGAAAAAGGAGTCCAGAAAGGAGTAGGTCGTTTTGGTCCGTACTTGAAATGGGACGGCATGTTCATCAATGTGAATAAAAAATATGATTTTGACAATCTTTCTGAAGAGGATATCGTTGAATTGATCGAAGATAAAATTCAGAAAGAAAAAGATAAATTAATCCATCATTGGGAAGAACAAGGTATAAAACTAGAAAAGGCAAGGTGGGGACGTTTTAAACTTTCTAAGGGAAATACAAAAGTAGAATTGCCTAAAACTACGGAAGCAGAAGGAATGGCGTTGGATGAGGCTGAAGCTATTTTAGCCAAAAACACAAAGACTAAGAAAAAAACGACTAAGAAAACTGCTGTAAAAAAGACAGCTGCGAAGAAAACAACTGCGAAGAAAACTGCTGCTAAAAAAACAACTGAGAAGAAAACAACTGAGAAGAAAACTGCTGTGAAGAAAAAGCCAGCTAAAAAAACGACTGCCAAAAAGAAAACAAGCACAAAAAAGACAACTAAATCTTAA